From the genome of Oscillatoria sp. FACHB-1407, one region includes:
- the larC gene encoding nickel pincer cofactor biosynthesis protein LarC yields MTKIAYLECPTGLAGDMCLGALVHAGVPLDYLAEKLKPLGISHEYRLWAELVHRNGQQATKVHVELLSEPKHRISAEEGVDPHTTFAHHLHSTKSNSIQHTHTHDSQHSHSHSSDHNHEPHETDHGHSRHLPEIEQLIRAAQLPPRVEAWSLAVFRRLAEAEGAVHGISPDQVHFHEVGATDAIVDIVGTCLGLDWLGIEQMYCSPMPTGGGTIRAAHGQLPVPSPAVLKLWEMRQVPIYSNGIQRELVTPTGAAIATTLATDFGAPPTMTLQKVGLGAGSRNLPIPNMVRLWIGEAAGEERREKKEERREPQFREQEKHEANRVIPGSGTADLQETIAVLETQIDDLNPQAIGYVMEALFAVGAVDVFTQAIAMKKSRPGLLLNVICHPDQIEACESLIFRETTTLGIRRSMQQRSILQRMIQTVQTPYGEVRVKVAWHRGSLTNAQPEYEDCAAIARQHNIPWREVHRLAQQAWHKRQAITEQEVNTEKNTMTDATANTTMASTTMAGEMTA; encoded by the coding sequence ATGACAAAGATTGCCTATCTAGAATGTCCGACGGGTCTTGCAGGAGATATGTGCCTTGGGGCATTAGTTCACGCCGGGGTGCCCCTGGACTATCTAGCAGAGAAATTAAAGCCGTTAGGCATCTCCCATGAATACCGCCTATGGGCAGAGCTGGTTCATCGTAACGGGCAGCAAGCTACCAAAGTCCACGTCGAGTTACTGTCTGAACCAAAGCATCGAATATCCGCTGAGGAGGGGGTCGATCCACACACGACTTTTGCCCACCATCTCCATAGTACCAAGAGCAACTCTATCCAGCACACTCATACACACGACTCGCAACACTCGCACTCCCATTCCAGTGACCACAACCACGAGCCGCATGAAACCGACCACGGGCACAGCCGTCACCTGCCCGAAATCGAGCAACTCATTCGAGCTGCCCAGTTGCCACCGCGAGTAGAGGCTTGGAGTTTAGCCGTGTTTCGTCGGTTAGCTGAGGCAGAGGGAGCCGTTCATGGCATCTCCCCCGACCAAGTGCATTTTCATGAAGTGGGAGCCACGGATGCGATCGTCGATATTGTTGGGACTTGCCTGGGGTTAGACTGGTTGGGCATTGAGCAAATGTATTGCTCCCCCATGCCAACGGGGGGTGGAACCATCCGGGCAGCCCATGGACAACTGCCTGTACCCAGTCCTGCGGTGTTGAAACTATGGGAAATGCGGCAGGTGCCGATCTATAGCAATGGCATTCAACGAGAATTGGTGACTCCAACCGGAGCCGCGATCGCCACTACCCTGGCTACCGATTTTGGCGCACCCCCCACCATGACCCTACAAAAAGTCGGCTTGGGGGCAGGCTCTCGTAACCTACCGATTCCTAATATGGTGCGATTGTGGATTGGAGAAGCAGCAGGAGAAGAGAGAAGAGAGAAGAAAGAAGAGAGAAGAGAGCCGCAGTTCAGAGAGCAGGAAAAACATGAAGCGAATAGAGTAATCCCTGGCTCTGGAACCGCCGACCTGCAAGAAACGATCGCAGTACTCGAAACTCAGATTGATGATCTCAATCCGCAGGCGATCGGGTATGTGATGGAGGCGTTGTTTGCAGTAGGGGCAGTGGATGTATTTACTCAGGCGATCGCCATGAAGAAATCCCGTCCGGGTCTATTGCTGAATGTAATCTGCCACCCCGATCAGATTGAAGCGTGTGAGTCTTTGATCTTTCGGGAAACAACCACGCTTGGCATTCGTCGCTCTATGCAACAACGAAGCATCTTGCAGCGTATGATCCAAACCGTACAAACGCCCTATGGTGAGGTCAGGGTTAAAGTAGCGTGGCACCGGGGATCGCTGACCAACGCTCAGCCTGAATATGAAGACTGTGCGGCGATCGCTCGCCAACACAATATCCCGTGGCGAGAGGTTCACCGATTAGCGCAACAAGCGTGGCACAAACGGCAGGCCATCACCGAACAAGAGGTTAATACAGAGAAGAATACAATGACCGATGCGACGGCTAATACAACGATGGCTAGTACAACAATGGCAGGCGAGATGACTGCTTGA
- a CDS encoding ATP-binding protein, translated as MIAISLRPTGRRWGTVSFASTLHLSPVLDLLLVDVPVRWQPEIRLGLQEALVNAAKHGNNLDPKKKVLVEYFIVEGQHWWIISDQGTGFSPSCSCTLDCTKKHVQELDECGRGLYILHQVFDQVHWNEDGTELRLCKEVKQSSRLPLLY; from the coding sequence GTGATTGCTATCTCTCTGCGCCCGACGGGACGCAGGTGGGGCACCGTTAGCTTCGCCTCCACTCTCCATCTTTCTCCTGTTCTAGATTTGTTGCTGGTCGATGTTCCGGTTCGATGGCAACCAGAGATTCGACTCGGTTTACAAGAAGCGTTGGTCAATGCTGCCAAGCATGGTAACAACTTAGACCCTAAGAAAAAAGTTTTAGTTGAGTACTTCATTGTCGAGGGGCAGCACTGGTGGATTATTTCTGACCAGGGAACCGGATTTTCCCCTTCTTGTTCATGCACGCTCGATTGCACTAAGAAGCATGTGCAGGAGCTAGATGAATGCGGAAGAGGGCTTTATATCTTACATCAAGTGTTTGACCAGGTGCATTGGAACGAAGACGGCACTGAGTTAAGGCTTTGTAAGGAAGTCAAGCAGTCATCTCGCCTGCCATTGTTGTACTAG
- a CDS encoding PEP-CTERM sorting domain-containing protein (PEP-CTERM proteins occur, often in large numbers, in the proteomes of bacteria that also encode an exosortase, a predicted intramembrane cysteine proteinase. The presence of a PEP-CTERM domain at a protein's C-terminus predicts cleavage within the sorting domain, followed by covalent anchoring to some some component of the (usually Gram-negative) cell surface. Many PEP-CTERM proteins exhibit an unusual sequence composition that includes large numbers of potential glycosylation sites. Expression of one such protein has been shown restore the ability of a bacterium to form floc, a type of biofilm.) — protein sequence MTTTFQKYLTVATAATAATAALAGVAGSAEAATFGTDGIQFDQDTEVEFQFQTSHGAYKSTLSIYKVDNGAVVENSAFVLFSETKSSDNGGANEWKGSFGNAVTSQTGVNSVSYKFLGGTTYTFGLSSTRNGNNMGRVYSTTALNLFNNANTQQAVFGTQVAEEVDRSTTNTFANASQRTSADPFAEEGVDIGFDDRGNSNDTDFQDFVITAWAERPEIKEEPPVIEEEPESVPEPATLAGLGLAASTLVISRRRKRA from the coding sequence ATGACAACGACTTTTCAGAAATATTTGACCGTTGCCACCGCAGCCACTGCTGCAACTGCTGCATTGGCAGGCGTGGCGGGATCTGCTGAGGCTGCCACCTTTGGTACTGACGGCATTCAGTTTGATCAAGATACTGAAGTGGAATTTCAATTTCAGACCTCCCACGGGGCTTACAAGTCAACTCTGAGTATTTACAAAGTTGACAATGGCGCGGTCGTGGAGAATTCTGCCTTTGTCCTGTTCTCTGAAACAAAAAGCTCCGACAATGGTGGTGCAAACGAATGGAAGGGTTCATTCGGTAATGCAGTAACCTCTCAGACGGGGGTTAATTCAGTGTCTTACAAGTTCTTGGGTGGTACGACTTACACATTTGGACTCAGCAGCACTCGCAACGGCAACAACATGGGAAGAGTCTATTCGACCACTGCGTTGAACTTGTTTAACAACGCCAACACGCAACAGGCTGTATTTGGGACTCAGGTTGCAGAAGAAGTCGATCGCTCAACAACCAACACATTTGCTAATGCTTCTCAGCGGACATCGGCTGATCCCTTTGCCGAGGAGGGAGTGGATATTGGCTTTGACGATCGCGGCAACAGCAATGACACCGACTTTCAGGACTTTGTCATTACCGCATGGGCAGAGCGTCCTGAAATCAAGGAAGAACCTCCTGTCATCGAGGAAGAGCCAGAATCCGTTCCGGAGCCTGCAACCCTGGCAGGACTTGGTTTAGCGGCGAGCACTCTGGTGATCTCGCGTCGTCGCAAGCGGGCTTAA
- the nblB gene encoding phycobilisome degradation protein NblB, whose translation MTVTPESVQQLLTSDDYGQRLTAINQLRQLEPTIAFDMIQTAVNDPNARVRYAAISQLATLGQQDLHKSLTILRDRLLNDKEVDVQAAAADSIGALQLKEAYEDLQTIYQSSSEWLLQFSIIAALGELGDPRSFELLQSALESNNELIRTAAVGSLGELGDSRALPLLIPYASDQDSQIRYRVAQALGRLNHPQALAVLEVLANDEVETVAQEAKVHLQAS comes from the coding sequence ATGACTGTTACGCCTGAATCTGTTCAACAACTATTGACCTCAGACGATTATGGTCAACGGCTCACGGCTATTAATCAGCTGCGTCAGTTAGAACCGACGATCGCCTTTGACATGATTCAAACGGCAGTAAATGACCCCAATGCACGGGTTCGTTATGCGGCAATCAGCCAACTAGCGACATTGGGGCAGCAAGATCTGCACAAATCATTAACCATCTTGCGCGATCGCTTACTAAATGACAAAGAGGTTGATGTTCAGGCAGCTGCTGCTGATTCAATTGGGGCACTGCAATTAAAAGAAGCCTATGAGGACTTGCAGACGATCTACCAGAGTTCCTCGGAGTGGCTGTTGCAATTTAGCATTATCGCGGCACTAGGGGAGTTGGGTGATCCACGCTCGTTTGAGTTATTGCAATCGGCTCTGGAGTCCAACAATGAATTAATCCGGACAGCAGCCGTAGGTTCCCTTGGAGAACTGGGGGATAGTCGTGCATTGCCCCTCCTCATTCCTTACGCCTCTGATCAAGACTCCCAAATTCGTTATCGGGTCGCTCAAGCCTTGGGTCGGCTCAACCATCCGCAAGCTCTCGCTGTGTTGGAAGTATTAGCAAATGATGAAGTAGAAACCGTCGCACAAGAAGCTAAGGTTCACCTCCAGGCTTCATAA
- a CDS encoding CBS domain-containing protein, with translation MTTTVADVMTRDPIVVQPETSLKDAIQILAEKRISGLPVVDTSGKLVGVISETDLMWQETGVTPPAYIMLLDSVIYLENPNKYERDLHKALGQTVGEVMTKEPITVKPDKPLREAAQLMHERSIHRLPVLDASGNVIGIVTRGDIVRFMAAHQG, from the coding sequence ATGACCACTACTGTTGCTGATGTGATGACCCGCGATCCAATCGTGGTGCAGCCAGAAACCTCCCTTAAAGATGCTATTCAAATCCTTGCAGAAAAACGGATTAGCGGACTTCCGGTGGTTGATACTAGCGGCAAGTTAGTTGGGGTAATTTCAGAGACAGACTTGATGTGGCAAGAGACAGGCGTGACTCCGCCCGCATATATCATGTTGCTCGACAGTGTGATCTATCTCGAAAACCCCAACAAATATGAGCGTGATTTACACAAAGCCTTAGGGCAAACCGTCGGCGAAGTAATGACTAAAGAGCCTATCACTGTCAAACCCGATAAACCACTGCGAGAAGCGGCTCAACTGATGCACGAGCGCAGCATTCATCGACTCCCTGTTTTGGATGCAAGCGGCAACGTGATTGGCATCGTGACTCGTGGCGATATCGTTCGCTTTATGGCGGCTCATCAAGGCTAA
- a CDS encoding M42 family metallopeptidase — MAITYDTLFDTIATLVMHHSPSGAETEIDRFLMNRFQELGVEAWQDDAGNAIAKLPGRNPDRAIAITAHKDEIGGIVKRVGTAGKVEVRRLGGAFPWVYGEGVVDLLGDSETISGILSFGSRHVSHESPQKVQQEDKAVRWEDAWVETKRTDEELEAAGIRPGTRMVVGKHRKHPFRLKDYIASYTLDNKASIAILLALAEQVKEPAMDVYLVASAKEEVGAIGALYFSNRQRLDALIALEICPLSSEYPIQDGVAPVLLSQDGYGVYDEDLNAHLRQIANRLQIPLQLAAISGFGSDGSIAMKNGHVGRAACLSFPTHNTHGYEIAHLGAIAHCIDILKAYCES, encoded by the coding sequence ATGGCTATTACATACGACACACTGTTCGACACGATCGCCACTTTGGTAATGCATCACTCCCCCAGTGGCGCAGAAACCGAAATCGATCGCTTCTTAATGAATCGCTTTCAAGAGTTAGGCGTCGAGGCATGGCAGGACGACGCAGGTAACGCGATCGCCAAACTCCCAGGACGCAACCCCGACCGAGCGATCGCCATCACCGCTCACAAAGACGAAATCGGTGGCATTGTCAAACGGGTTGGCACGGCGGGTAAAGTCGAGGTTCGCAGGCTCGGTGGAGCATTCCCCTGGGTTTATGGCGAGGGAGTTGTGGACTTGCTGGGCGACAGTGAAACCATCAGTGGCATTCTCAGCTTTGGCTCTCGCCATGTGTCTCATGAGTCTCCGCAAAAGGTGCAGCAGGAAGACAAAGCCGTGCGGTGGGAAGATGCCTGGGTGGAAACCAAACGTACCGACGAGGAGCTAGAGGCAGCGGGCATTCGACCGGGAACTCGGATGGTCGTCGGTAAACATCGCAAGCACCCGTTTCGACTCAAGGATTACATCGCCAGCTACACATTGGATAACAAAGCGTCGATCGCCATCTTGCTGGCACTGGCGGAGCAGGTCAAAGAACCCGCTATGGATGTCTATCTCGTGGCATCGGCAAAAGAAGAAGTTGGGGCGATCGGGGCATTGTATTTCAGTAACCGTCAACGACTGGATGCGCTCATCGCTCTGGAAATCTGCCCCCTCTCGTCAGAGTATCCAATTCAGGATGGGGTTGCGCCTGTGTTGCTCTCCCAGGACGGCTATGGCGTATATGACGAGGACTTAAACGCCCACCTCCGCCAGATCGCCAACCGCCTCCAGATTCCGCTACAACTAGCTGCGATTAGTGGGTTTGGCAGTGACGGCTCGATCGCCATGAAAAATGGACATGTTGGACGGGCAGCCTGCCTCAGCTTTCCGACACACAATACCCACGGCTACGAGATTGCTCATTTAGGGGCGATCGCCCACTGCATCGACATTCTCAAAGCCTACTGCGAGTCATAG
- the thiL gene encoding thiamine-phosphate kinase, producing the protein MSDKADLRLSDLGEQGLLQRLQSFCPPEFVGDDAALLTVPPGRSLVVTTDVLVDGVHFSDRTTSAIDVGWRAAAANLSDLAAMGATPLGITVGLSLPKDCAIGWIEELYQGLVACLQPYATPIIGGDICRSNVITVSITALGHVDPAQVIRRSDAQPGDAILVTGVHGASRAGLELLLHPEQGEGLSSGERATLTQAHQRPIPRLDVIPLLHAAFENTVPFRVGGMDSSDGLADAVLQICRASGVGAQLERNQIPVPTEVQSCLTAEQAIAWALYGGEDFELVLCLPEAIAQALQAKLGSSAAIIGTITQNPQVVLHDSSGLYSDEVLSLDRGFQHFSS; encoded by the coding sequence GTGAGTGATAAAGCCGATCTACGTTTATCTGACTTGGGGGAACAAGGGCTGCTGCAACGATTGCAGAGCTTTTGTCCCCCAGAGTTTGTTGGCGATGATGCGGCTCTGCTAACAGTGCCACCGGGGCGATCGCTCGTTGTCACAACCGATGTGCTGGTGGATGGGGTGCATTTTAGCGATCGCACCACGTCTGCTATAGATGTCGGTTGGCGAGCCGCCGCTGCCAATCTCTCAGATCTAGCGGCGATGGGAGCTACTCCATTGGGCATCACGGTGGGGTTGAGTCTGCCCAAAGATTGTGCTATCGGCTGGATTGAAGAGCTTTATCAGGGCTTGGTTGCCTGTTTACAACCCTATGCAACCCCGATAATTGGGGGTGATATTTGTCGTTCCAATGTCATAACGGTATCGATTACAGCTTTGGGGCATGTCGATCCGGCTCAGGTGATTCGTCGTTCTGATGCTCAACCGGGAGATGCCATTCTCGTGACGGGAGTTCACGGAGCCTCACGAGCAGGGTTAGAGCTATTGCTGCATCCGGAGCAGGGCGAGGGTTTGAGTTCAGGAGAGCGGGCTACCCTGACCCAGGCTCACCAACGTCCTATTCCCCGGTTGGACGTAATCCCGCTGTTACACGCTGCCTTTGAGAATACCGTTCCATTTCGAGTGGGTGGCATGGACAGCAGTGATGGGTTGGCGGATGCTGTGTTGCAAATTTGTCGTGCCAGTGGCGTGGGAGCACAGCTTGAACGCAACCAGATTCCTGTGCCTACTGAGGTTCAGTCTTGCTTGACAGCAGAACAGGCGATCGCGTGGGCACTGTATGGCGGCGAAGATTTTGAACTGGTGCTCTGTTTACCCGAAGCGATCGCCCAAGCCCTTCAGGCAAAACTCGGTTCCTCAGCGGCGATCATCGGCACGATTACCCAAAACCCTCAGGTCGTCCTCCACGACTCCAGCGGACTATACTCAGACGAGGTGCTCTCTCTTGACCGGGGGTTTCAACACTTCTCGTCTTAG
- a CDS encoding peptidylprolyl isomerase, whose protein sequence is MIDSLKRWLRAGMVSAVLLLLALTLNIALENSPAAAAPVTADVLISRLPAGNPISDGKALLRYALPIDNQAVRKLQVALEDISTTLRVSRKRLSGINGNLTQAERILSRKAELLASVPSDRQPQAEVLITEIGEGIAAIRADVEAQDREAIWTKRSELLDKIGELEELMVTGFPYEVPAEYSNLPQLKGRATIAFKTSKGDMKAVVDGYSAPVTAGNFVDLVKRGFYDNLPFTRAEESYVLQVGDPPGPEVGFVDPDTGKYRAIPLEVLVKGDKEPTYGITLEDAGRFLEQPVLPFSAYGALALARPSSDPNGGSSQFFFFLFEPELTPAGANLLDGRYSIFGFVTEGKEVLEKLKAGDLIESAKVVDGLENLVEPKA, encoded by the coding sequence ATGATTGACTCGCTCAAACGCTGGCTCCGAGCAGGGATGGTTTCTGCTGTGCTGCTCCTACTGGCATTGACATTAAATATTGCTTTAGAAAACAGTCCTGCTGCTGCTGCTCCTGTGACTGCCGATGTTTTAATTAGCCGATTGCCTGCGGGCAACCCAATTAGCGATGGTAAAGCATTGCTGCGCTATGCACTGCCGATCGACAACCAGGCCGTGCGTAAGTTACAGGTCGCATTAGAAGATATCTCAACGACGTTACGAGTGAGTCGAAAGCGGTTAAGTGGTATTAACGGTAATTTAACGCAAGCTGAACGAATTCTCTCGCGTAAGGCAGAGTTGTTAGCCAGTGTGCCGAGCGATCGCCAACCTCAAGCTGAAGTCTTAATTACTGAGATTGGCGAGGGCATTGCTGCCATTCGCGCTGATGTCGAAGCGCAAGACCGAGAAGCGATCTGGACGAAACGCTCAGAGCTACTCGATAAAATTGGTGAGCTAGAGGAACTGATGGTGACGGGCTTTCCCTACGAGGTGCCCGCTGAATATAGCAATTTGCCTCAATTGAAAGGGCGTGCCACGATCGCCTTCAAAACCAGCAAGGGTGACATGAAGGCAGTTGTGGACGGGTACAGTGCGCCTGTGACCGCTGGAAACTTTGTTGATCTGGTGAAACGCGGTTTCTATGACAACTTGCCCTTCACCCGTGCTGAAGAATCTTATGTGCTGCAAGTCGGCGATCCCCCCGGTCCAGAGGTTGGTTTTGTTGACCCTGACACGGGCAAATATCGTGCCATTCCCCTCGAAGTTCTGGTGAAGGGAGACAAGGAACCGACCTACGGCATCACCCTGGAGGATGCTGGGCGTTTTCTTGAACAACCCGTGCTGCCCTTCTCGGCGTATGGCGCATTGGCATTGGCTCGCCCTTCCAGCGACCCCAACGGGGGTTCCTCGCAGTTTTTCTTCTTCTTGTTTGAGCCAGAATTGACTCCTGCTGGAGCAAATTTGCTGGATGGTCGCTATTCCATTTTTGGCTTTGTCACCGAAGGCAAAGAGGTGTTGGAGAAGCTGAAAGCAGGTGACTTGATTGAGTCGGCCAAGGTGGTTGATGGGTTGGAGAATTTGGTCGAGCCAAAGGCTTAG